Proteins from a single region of Xiphias gladius isolate SHS-SW01 ecotype Sanya breed wild chromosome 2, ASM1685928v1, whole genome shotgun sequence:
- the spx gene encoding spexin prohormone 1 produces MKALRTITLTYVLTLLLLATFISQSWGAPKGSFQRRNWTPQAMLYLKGTQGRRFISEDRKEGDVYDTLHLETRSQNTEKLSVDQAASVLLNFLQQAREGADENPEEVYFQELPVWKREYF; encoded by the exons ATGAAA GCTTTGAGGACCATCACATTGACGTACGTACTCACCCTTTTACTACTGGCGACGTTTATCTCACAGTCCTGGGGTGCACCGAAG GGCTCTTTCCAACGGAGAAATTGGACCCCGCAGGCTATGTTGTACCTCAAGGGCACAC aggGACGCAGATTCATCTCAGAGGACCGAAAAGAAGGAGATGTCTATGACACCTTACACCTAG AGACCCGCAGTCAGAACACAGAGAAGCTGAGTGTGGACCAGGCAGCCTCCGTCCTGCTCAACTTCCTGCAGCAGGCCAGAGAGGGAG cCGATGAAAACCCAGAGGAGGTGTATTTCCAGGAGCTGCCGGTGTGGAAGAGAGAATACTTCTGA